A stretch of the Orcinus orca chromosome 1, mOrcOrc1.1, whole genome shotgun sequence genome encodes the following:
- the LOC101286424 gene encoding neuroblastoma breakpoint family member 6-like protein, with amino-acid sequence MAVSLTTFSGQRSEMSILETNQYLRSQLEKSKQDFQDLTEKFLMSQATAYSLAKQLQKYKCEEYKDLIESVLEEEMLFEEGELAEKMRPAASLGRYDPLIQAQARELTHLRQKLQEGKGVCYFFMQQAKDTVKSFESLLRSTDITYYQRQRFCELLAQGIQLAERLASKLTTGNHHDRKDEDGQEPLAPRLSRGLQEEEVNEVLEDSLDERYLTHSSLHDSHQPPSSNAFVCDVQEATSAVDVARCTSHFYRQILESTAQLYKENRHQERQSEPSGSPESYSRGNN; translated from the exons ATGGCAGTATCTCTCACCACTTTCTCTGGTCAGAGAAGTGAAATGAGCATCCTGGAAACCAACCAGTACTTGCGCTCCCAGCTGGAAAAAAGCAAACAGGACTTTCAAGACCTCACAGAGAAATTCCTCATGTCCCAAGCTACTGCCTACTCCCTGGCCAAACAGCTGCAGAAATACA AGTGTGAAGAGTACAAAGACCTCATTGAATCTGTGCTGGAGGAGGAAATGCTGTTTGAGGAGGGGGAGCTGGCAGAGAAGATGAGACCGGCTGCAAGTCTTGG GAGATATGATCCCCTAATTCAGGCTCAGGCCCGAGAACTGACCCACTTACGACAGAAGCTACAGGAAGGGAAAGGTGTCTGTTATTTTTTCATGCAGCAGGCAAAGGACACAGTCAAGTCTTTTGAGAGTCTCCTCAGGAGCACTGACATTACCTACTACCAGAGACAGAGATTCTGTGAGCTACTGGCCCAAGGAATCCAGCTGGCAGAGAGACTTGCCAGCAAACTCACCACTG GAAATCATCATGATAGGAAGGATGAAGACGGACAGGAGCCACTGGCACCCAG GCTCAGCAGGGGGCTCCAGGAGGAAGAAGTGAATGAAGTCCTGGAGGACTCACTGGATGAAAGGTATCTGACTCATTCCAGTCTCCACGACTCCCACCAGCCTCCCAGCAGCAATGCCTTTGTGTGTGATGTGCAGGAGGCGACCTCTGCTGTGGATGTAGCCA GATGCACTTCTCACTTCTACAGGCAGATCTTGGAGTCCACTGCCCAGCTGTACAAGGAAAACAGACATCAGGAAAGACAATCAGAGCCTTCTGGCTCACCTGAGTCATATTCCAGAG GTAACAACTAA